A genome region from Littorina saxatilis isolate snail1 linkage group LG16, US_GU_Lsax_2.0, whole genome shotgun sequence includes the following:
- the LOC138950658 gene encoding uncharacterized protein: protein MWLILFFWVLQVCTLAVVTFSLLGCNTANNVAIVQNQQLSLTCTGLKANLNIYWSITDPSNTEIRITTCKQCHQSECPSCSGPIEGYNVSRESNDTTLQFLNHSLVTGGSTIKCSRSNNGTKATCRLFVVPAYRFSECRAGAIIVTENKNSPIVCEGLLAAQNMYWTVTYGNGTVSTIAQCRYCQNKTKTCPKCEITDADFIVTREGNSSTLLIQTNVRQKDGATLTCSKKDNATQSDCKILVVYLEEANITLHDNWTVTGSVTVSKVPASDNITCLWSNSVNNELHHLASSAAAFTPYNNSDTGKAYLNVSCHLNTTLSPYMVGSNDIFVKILPDGRPFLAATVTVEEPGSLILDESTCLLSVMEGSNLTCTCKNKDDTQGYPSGSVLWTNNAGSAVLELPDIQQTQGGVVHVCSSLWGPYDKEFETLNYSVIVNPLDLNQERATGLPVAAVAGSVVGFVVIVAIAIFIVVILKRRRSKREATGERRDTMPLEGEFEEHINELYQRADDPALPRHSPQNSLAPLSLANPAVDPQGPGSDGAQNHVYAQVNKGKKEKSEDNKDKPGKAHDVKQLTKGGQTQKHADTGDKGGPSPEEQGAVYTECVSDNKEDNSVTNVYMNVDESPPLRPDQDTQAAKKDSGNEDLHDPDLNTYHNTETTRHQGDYTNVQLELNDGEGVTKTAETDGEYRHLQLARPEQLDENPTYNHLAEV from the exons ATGTGGTTGATCCTTTTCTTCTGGGTTCTTCAAGTGTGTACGTTGGCTG TTGTGACTTTTAGTCTGCTTGGGTGCAACACTGCCAACAACGTTGCTATCGTGCAAAACCAGCAACTTTCCCTCACCTGTACTGGTCTGAAAGCTAACCTCAACATATACTGGTCCATCACTGACCCGTCCAACACAGAAATTAGAATAACGACTTGCAAACAGTGCCATCAGTCTGAGTGCCCATCATGCTCAGGCCCCATCGAAGGTTACAATGTGAGCAGGGAGAGTAATGACACCACACTGCAGTTTCTCAATCATTCACTGGTCACTGGCGGGTCGACGATCAAGTGCTCACGCTCTAACAATGGGACAAAGGCTACTTGCAGGCTGTTTGTTGTTCCAG CGTACAGATTTTCAGAATGCAGGGCAGGTGCAATCATTGTCACCGAGAATAAGAATTCGCCCATCGTATGTGAAGGTCTTCTTGCTGCACAGAACATGTACTGGACAGTTACGTATGGGAATGGAACGGTGTCTACCATCGCACAATGCAGATACTgtcaaaataaaaccaaaactTGCCCTAAGTGCGAAATAACTGACGCTGACTTCATCGTGACAAGAGAAGGCAACTCCAGTACACTGCTGATACAGACTAACGTCAGACAGAAAGACGGGGCTACATTGACATGTTCAAAGAAAGATAATGCGACTCAGAGTGACTGCAAGATTCTTGTAGTAT ATCTTGAAGAGGCAAACATAACACTCCATGACAACTGGACCGTGACAGGAAGTGTAACAGTGTCCAAAGTGCCTGCTTCTGACAATATCACCTGTTTGTGGTCTAACTCGGTCAACAACGAG TTGCACCATCTTGCATCATCAGCAGCGGCTTTCACGCCCTACAACAACAGTGACACAGGCAAAGCGTACCTCAATGTTTCGTGTCACCTAAACACAACACTGAGTCCTTACATGGTGGGGAGCAATGATATCTTTGTGAAGATACTGCCAGATGGAAGGCCGTTCCTTGCTGCTACCGTTACTGTAG AGGAACCAGGTTCACTGATCTTAGACGAGTCTACATGTTTGTTGTCCGTGATGGAAGGAAGTAATCTGACATGTACTTGCAAAAACAAAGACGATACTCAGGGGTATCCGTCTGGAAGCGTTTTGTGGACAAACAACGCAGGTTCTGCTGTCCTGGAACTACCCGACATCCAACAGACCCAAGGTGgtgttgtgcatgtgtgcagtTCACTATGGGGACCATATGATAAGGAGTTTGAGACGCTCAACTACTCTGTCATAGTCAACC CTCTTGACTTGAACCAAGAACGAGCTACTGGATTGCCAGTGGCAGCTGTGGCAGGAAGCGTTGTTGGATTTGTCGTCATTGTCGCCATTGCCATTTTCATCGTCGTGATCCTCAAACGTAGAA GGTCTAAAAGAGAAGCAACAGGAGAAAGGCGGGATACAATGCCTCTTGAGGGTG aatttgAAGAACACATTAACGAATTATATCAACGCGCAGACGACCCAGCTCTTCCAAGACACAGCCCACAGAACTCTCTGGCCCCCCTATCATTAGCCAACCCTGCTGTCGACCCTCAAGGACCCGGGTCAGATGGTGCTCAAAACCACGTGTACGCGCAGGTCAACAAGGGGAAGAAAGAAAAGTCTGAGGATAACAAAGACAAACCAGGAAAAGCCCATGATGTCAAACAACTCACCAAGGGAGGGCAGACACAGAAGCATGCAGACACGGGAGATAAGGGAGGACCATCGCCAGAAGAGCAAG GCGCAGTTTACACTGAATGTGTGTCTGACAAcaaggaagacaactctgtcactAATGTGTACATGAACGTGGACGAGTCACCTCCCCTTCGCCCTGATCAG GACACCCAGGCAGCAAAGAAAGACAGCGGTAACGAAGACTTGCACGATCCTGACCTGAACACATATCACAACACAGAGACGACCCGACACCAAGGAGACTACACAAATGTGCAGCTAGAGCTAAACGACGGAGAAGGGGTGACAAAGACAGCAGAAACCGATGGCGAATATCGCCACTTGCAATTGGCTCGACCGGAACAGTTGGACGAAAACCCAACCTATAATCATCTTGCAGAGGTCTAG